A genomic stretch from Georgenia muralis includes:
- a CDS encoding helix-turn-helix transcriptional regulator, which translates to MDLAERISTLRLVNGLSARQLAALVDVAPTTVTRIESGAVSPSFDLAQELLTVLGEPIGFTGVADIAAIAAARSALDSSLAVTVTPEVEAWQQRWTRIGLVNDQGRVVPGKEPDLLFRAGRAARLTRRPGAVDYKTGPSAYDLAGALDAARVEYALTGDAGANLYRSSAGENWPVLYVEDVSRAAAAAGLVPKEPGSFGMRITLIPFDGVSELGRTAINEISVAARDQVILDAYGGIDRMAEQADILLGRRVA; encoded by the coding sequence ATGGACCTTGCGGAGCGCATCTCGACGCTGCGCCTCGTGAACGGGCTCAGTGCCCGTCAGCTCGCGGCGCTCGTCGACGTCGCCCCGACGACGGTCACTCGGATCGAGTCCGGCGCAGTCAGCCCATCGTTCGATCTTGCACAGGAGCTCCTCACCGTCCTGGGAGAGCCGATCGGCTTCACGGGCGTCGCCGACATTGCGGCGATTGCGGCAGCGCGGTCCGCCCTCGACTCGTCGCTCGCCGTCACGGTCACGCCGGAAGTCGAAGCTTGGCAACAGCGCTGGACTCGGATCGGTCTGGTCAATGACCAAGGTCGGGTGGTGCCGGGCAAGGAGCCGGATCTGCTGTTCCGCGCCGGCCGGGCCGCCCGGCTCACTCGCCGTCCCGGCGCCGTTGACTACAAGACCGGACCGAGTGCGTACGACCTTGCCGGCGCTCTCGACGCGGCCCGGGTCGAGTACGCGCTGACGGGTGACGCCGGGGCGAACCTGTACCGCTCCAGCGCGGGAGAGAACTGGCCGGTGCTCTACGTCGAGGACGTATCGCGCGCCGCCGCAGCGGCGGGGCTCGTGCCGAAGGAGCCGGGCTCCTTCGGGATGCGGATCACGCTGATCCCGTTCGACGGCGTGAGTGAGCTTGGCCGGACGGCGATCAACGAGATCTCTGTCGCCGCGCGCGATCAGGTGATCCTTGATGCCTACGGCGGCATCGACCGCATGGCCGAGCAGGCCGACATCCTGCTGGGGCGGCGAGTCGCATGA
- a CDS encoding FAD-dependent oxidoreductase, whose protein sequence is MDLDGHTSLWLDRPDRPAFPPLPPGRTVDVLVVGGGLTGLTTALLLARAGADVAVVEARRLGVVTTGNSTGKVTLLQGTKLSRLARRHSTATIQAYVDANAEGQQWLLRYCADHDVPVERRAALTFAWGEEGRDAAAAEYDAAHNAGLAVEWVEEPDLPFATNGSVRLEDQAQLDTMDVVEALARDVERHGGEIFEGSRVTGVSSGSPCEVTVTTDDGDGGTREVRITAGRVVLATGTPILDRGGFFARLEPLRSYALALDVPGPLPEDMAISAEEPTRSLRTAPVTGGRKLVVGGQGHPVGRAVSPREHVLELTRWAAEHFPGARPTHVWSAQDYRGADLLPSVGPLLPGSDRVLVATGYDKWGLATGVAAGLAISGTILGGHLPWAHTVRTWRGAEIFGVDRAVRLNASVAARFAADWFSPRVHSSAVRPPEGQGRVELDGVRRVASSTVGGRTRRVSAVCTHRGGVVTWNDADCTWDCPLHGSRFDAAGRVLEGPATEPLPERRDVPGQSAGPGGT, encoded by the coding sequence ATGGACCTGGACGGGCACACCTCGCTCTGGCTCGACCGGCCGGACCGGCCGGCGTTCCCGCCGCTGCCGCCCGGCCGCACCGTGGACGTGCTCGTCGTCGGGGGCGGGCTCACCGGCCTGACGACGGCGCTGCTCCTGGCCCGGGCGGGCGCCGACGTCGCCGTGGTCGAGGCGCGCCGGCTCGGCGTCGTCACGACCGGCAACAGCACCGGCAAGGTGACACTCCTGCAGGGCACGAAGCTCTCCCGCCTCGCGCGACGGCACTCCACCGCCACCATCCAGGCCTACGTCGACGCCAACGCGGAGGGCCAGCAGTGGCTGCTGCGCTACTGCGCGGACCACGACGTCCCCGTCGAGCGGCGCGCCGCCCTGACCTTCGCGTGGGGCGAGGAGGGGCGCGACGCCGCCGCCGCGGAGTACGACGCCGCGCACAACGCCGGCCTGGCGGTGGAGTGGGTGGAGGAGCCCGACCTGCCGTTCGCCACGAACGGGTCGGTCCGGCTGGAAGACCAGGCCCAGCTCGACACCATGGACGTCGTCGAGGCGCTCGCCCGTGACGTCGAGCGCCACGGCGGCGAGATCTTCGAGGGCTCGCGGGTGACCGGCGTCAGCAGCGGGTCACCCTGCGAGGTCACGGTCACCACCGACGACGGCGACGGCGGCACCCGGGAGGTGCGGATCACCGCGGGCCGGGTGGTCCTCGCCACCGGCACCCCGATCCTCGACCGCGGCGGCTTCTTCGCCCGCCTGGAGCCGCTGCGGTCCTACGCCCTCGCGCTGGACGTGCCCGGTCCCCTGCCCGAGGACATGGCCATCTCCGCCGAGGAGCCGACCCGGTCGCTGCGCACCGCGCCGGTCACCGGCGGCCGCAAGCTCGTCGTCGGCGGCCAGGGACACCCCGTCGGGCGGGCCGTCTCACCCCGGGAGCACGTCCTGGAGCTCACCCGGTGGGCGGCCGAGCACTTCCCCGGGGCCCGGCCCACCCACGTGTGGTCGGCGCAGGACTACCGCGGGGCCGACCTCCTGCCCTCGGTCGGGCCGCTCCTGCCCGGCTCGGACCGCGTGCTCGTCGCGACCGGCTACGACAAGTGGGGCCTGGCGACAGGGGTCGCCGCGGGACTGGCGATCTCCGGCACGATCCTGGGCGGGCACCTGCCGTGGGCGCACACCGTGCGCACCTGGCGCGGGGCCGAGATCTTCGGCGTCGACCGGGCGGTCCGGCTCAACGCCTCGGTCGCAGCCCGGTTCGCCGCGGACTGGTTCAGCCCACGCGTGCACTCCTCGGCGGTGCGGCCGCCGGAGGGGCAGGGCCGCGTCGAGCTCGACGGCGTGCGGCGGGTGGCCTCGAGCACGGTCGGGGGCCGCACGCGCCGGGTGTCGGCGGTGTGCACGCACCGCGGCGGCGTGGTGACGTGGAACGACGCCGACTGCACCTGGGACTGCCCACTGCACGGCTCCCGGTTCGACGCGGCCGGGCGGGTCCTGGAGGGTCCGGCCACCGAGCCGCTGCCCGAGCGCCGCGACGTCCCGGGGCAATCCGCCGGGCCGGGCGGGACCTGA
- a CDS encoding EamA family transporter — MSTVRTVLLTALAPAVWGTTYAVTTQWLPEDRPLLAAMLRALPAGLVLLAIGHRLPHGSWWWRAAVLGTLNIGAFFALLFVAAYRLPGGVAATLGAVQPLVVAGLAAALLAERVRLRTALAGLAGVTGIALLVLRADARLDGAGLAAGLAGTVCVALGMVLTRRWGRPVPLLTFTGWQLAAGGLALVPVVLAVEGLPAGLTAQNVGGFAYLGVVGTAAAYALWFRGLERLPVAAVSFLGLLSPVVATVVGWVALGEALTAGQLAGMVIALGGLAVGATTPGARTRPAPYPEPAPDADPRRDPVAVPTASSVVRAVGAAR; from the coding sequence ATGTCGACCGTTCGCACCGTCCTCCTCACCGCACTGGCGCCGGCCGTCTGGGGGACCACCTATGCGGTCACGACCCAGTGGCTGCCCGAGGACCGACCGCTCCTGGCCGCGATGCTGCGGGCGCTGCCCGCGGGGCTCGTCCTCCTCGCCATCGGGCACCGGCTCCCGCACGGGTCGTGGTGGTGGCGAGCGGCCGTCCTCGGCACCCTCAACATCGGGGCGTTCTTCGCGCTGCTCTTCGTCGCCGCCTACCGTCTGCCCGGCGGGGTGGCGGCGACTCTCGGCGCCGTCCAGCCACTGGTGGTGGCCGGGCTCGCCGCGGCCCTGCTCGCCGAGCGGGTCCGCCTCCGCACCGCCCTGGCCGGACTCGCCGGCGTGACGGGCATCGCCCTGCTCGTGCTGCGTGCCGACGCGCGCCTGGACGGCGCGGGTCTTGCCGCCGGGCTTGCCGGCACGGTCTGCGTGGCGCTGGGCATGGTGCTCACCCGACGGTGGGGCAGGCCCGTCCCGCTGCTGACCTTCACGGGGTGGCAGCTCGCCGCGGGCGGTCTGGCCCTCGTGCCGGTGGTGCTCGCGGTCGAGGGACTCCCCGCGGGGCTCACGGCGCAGAACGTGGGCGGTTTCGCCTACCTCGGCGTGGTCGGCACGGCCGCGGCGTACGCGCTGTGGTTCCGCGGGCTCGAGCGGCTCCCGGTCGCCGCCGTGTCCTTCCTCGGCCTCCTCAGCCCGGTGGTCGCGACGGTCGTGGGCTGGGTCGCCCTGGGTGAGGCGCTCACGGCGGGCCAGCTCGCCGGGATGGTGATCGCCCTCGGCGGCCTGGCGGTGGGCGCGACGACGCCGGGTGCCCGGACACGGCCGGCGCCGTACCCGGAACCCGCCCCCGACGCCGACCCGCGCCGCGACCCGGTGGCGGTGCCGACCGCGTCGTCCGTCGTGCGCGCTGTCGGCGCAGCCCGCTGA
- a CDS encoding HEPN domain-containing protein, with amino-acid sequence MKPWDYEALWLKAKLFLNRAMDDEPLRSFDEQAFWASQALELLGKAALSRSHPALIAEPSEDGVNILMASGLIEGDPRFKSVQAKTVFSRCERAFKPFNSSEAMKFANSRNAYLHSGEAAFALIPSSAWWPRFWAQAIILVNALDRIAEDLVGAQRVAGVEAHLAQNKKNIESRAEMLVERARQRVAQIAAGVVSEKVAREMAFDARIGLRYSGDETCPACGATGTLEGEEITNTEVEYERISEDDYDVNVTHTVWADYFSCGTCGLSFDNPEYLEYLDMAQTFEVAGEPSDIDYGNEYGND; translated from the coding sequence ATGAAGCCCTGGGACTACGAAGCACTGTGGCTCAAGGCGAAGCTCTTCCTCAACCGGGCGATGGATGACGAGCCACTCCGCTCCTTCGACGAGCAAGCTTTCTGGGCCAGCCAGGCTCTCGAACTCCTCGGAAAGGCTGCGTTGTCGCGAAGTCATCCGGCACTGATCGCCGAACCGAGCGAGGACGGCGTCAACATCCTTATGGCCTCAGGGCTCATCGAGGGAGACCCGCGCTTCAAATCGGTTCAGGCGAAGACGGTCTTCAGCCGGTGCGAACGGGCATTCAAGCCCTTCAACTCCAGCGAGGCGATGAAGTTCGCCAACTCGCGCAACGCCTACCTGCACAGTGGCGAGGCCGCCTTCGCCTTGATCCCTTCGTCGGCGTGGTGGCCGCGGTTCTGGGCACAGGCCATCATTCTGGTCAACGCGCTCGACCGTATCGCCGAAGACTTGGTTGGCGCCCAACGAGTAGCCGGCGTCGAGGCTCATCTCGCCCAGAACAAGAAGAACATCGAGTCTCGTGCAGAGATGCTTGTCGAGAGGGCGCGGCAGCGAGTCGCCCAGATCGCCGCAGGCGTCGTCAGCGAGAAGGTCGCCCGAGAGATGGCCTTCGACGCTCGCATCGGCCTCCGCTACTCCGGTGACGAGACCTGCCCCGCCTGTGGTGCAACCGGGACACTAGAGGGTGAGGAGATCACCAACACGGAGGTCGAGTACGAGCGCATCTCAGAAGACGACTACGACGTGAACGTCACTCACACGGTCTGGGCTGATTACTTCAGCTGTGGCACGTGCGGCCTCTCCTTCGACAACCCCGAGTACCTCGAGTACCTCGACATGGCGCAGACCTTCGAAGTCGCTGGCGAGCCATCGGACATCGACTATGGCAACGAG
- a CDS encoding TauD/TfdA family dioxygenase, which produces MPTLFWPYNSVEVNAQVGDALQEGLFTLVSGPKSFLAPARSVTVLRFDAACMRPSDSRAMTAAEFLSTRKSTALEHMWDEPNTFMLLDNHRVLHARGDASAEPDRLLYRIGFDVPKAAKR; this is translated from the coding sequence GTGCCGACACTGTTTTGGCCCTATAACTCCGTCGAGGTCAATGCCCAGGTTGGCGATGCCCTGCAAGAGGGCTTGTTCACGCTTGTGAGTGGCCCGAAGAGCTTTCTCGCTCCTGCCCGCAGCGTGACGGTGCTTCGGTTCGACGCCGCGTGCATGCGCCCATCTGACAGTCGGGCAATGACGGCTGCCGAGTTCCTCTCGACTCGGAAGAGCACCGCACTCGAACACATGTGGGACGAGCCGAACACCTTCATGCTGCTCGATAACCATCGGGTCTTGCATGCGCGCGGTGATGCGAGCGCCGAGCCGGACCGTCTCCTGTACCGGATCGGCTTCGACGTCCCTAAGGCGGCGAAGCGATGA
- a CDS encoding MarR family winged helix-turn-helix transcriptional regulator — MTGDGVDRILEQWARERPELDTEAMGIFGRIYRIARASGDAMEATYGRFGITRADFDVLATLRRSGEPFALTPSALTGALMLTSGGITGRVDRLERAGLVARSPSPTDRRALLVTLTPAGREVVDKAVVAGLETQRSLLAALPPARRRELDGLLRDLLAAAG; from the coding sequence ATGACGGGTGACGGGGTGGACCGGATCCTCGAGCAGTGGGCACGGGAACGTCCCGAGCTCGACACCGAGGCGATGGGGATCTTCGGCCGCATCTACCGGATCGCCCGCGCGTCCGGTGACGCGATGGAGGCGACGTACGGGCGCTTCGGCATCACCCGTGCCGACTTCGACGTCCTCGCCACGCTGCGCCGGTCCGGCGAGCCGTTCGCCCTGACCCCGTCGGCCCTCACCGGGGCACTCATGCTCACCTCCGGCGGCATCACCGGCCGCGTGGACCGGCTCGAGCGGGCTGGGCTCGTGGCCCGCTCCCCCTCGCCCACGGACCGCCGCGCCCTGCTGGTCACGCTCACCCCGGCCGGCCGGGAGGTCGTCGACAAGGCGGTCGTGGCGGGGCTGGAGACCCAGCGGTCGCTCCTCGCCGCCCTGCCCCCCGCGCGCCGTCGTGAGCTCGACGGGCTGCTGCGTGACCTCCTAGCAGCGGCCGGCTGA